In Miscanthus floridulus cultivar M001 chromosome 8, ASM1932011v1, whole genome shotgun sequence, the sequence GCCAACAGGTAGCAGCTAACATTACTTGAAGATATAACTAAAATAGTAAAATAGCATGTTGGATCTGTAGTATATTTACAAATGCTCCTAAAAAGACACATACTTTATGGACCTCTAGAAGAATGCATAGTTCATAATCTTAGAAGAACGCAGAAAAAGATGCAAATCACAACCATAAGCAGCAATGGTTATTAATCATTAGCATCCATTTAAAATAGTACAACCAAAAGGTGAAGGAACATACAGATTCCTAGAATAGCACCGCTACTTTACTGTTTCTAAGTATTAAGCAATATATGGAATAAAGTGGTAGTTCTGGAGAGCAGCAGCATGTATATTTCGCATGCAAAAACACATTCTTGCACAATCACCTATTCAAAGCATGCCATGCAATAAGAAATAACTTAATTTTGGAGAAACAACCCatataaaaaacaaaaataaccAGTCAATACAGACCAAAAGTACATTAAACTATATTATAGGAACAATGAATATAACTAGTAGAGGTGTTTTGCTTTCACAGTACCAGTCATTAACATGTTACAGGTAAACAATTTAACAGAAAGTGTAAGCAACCACATAAACTGCGTATTCTTGTAATCAAATAAAGGTACTGCTTGATACAAAGTTCCACACTAAGATCCAGAGCAGTAGCAATGCAAAAAGATTAAAACAGATTTGCCTTATTGAAATAGCATAACGACTGATTGAAATAAACAGGACAAAGAGCATGTCTGATCAACTTACGGAGCCATCCAGCGGTATGTTCCAGTTTCAGGTGTCATCCCCTCAGTCTTGACTTCAATCCTAGCCACTCCAAAGTCAGCAATCTTAATGGACTTATCACCAGAAATCAGGAGGTTGTCTGACTTAAGGTCTCTGTGAATGAACCCAAGGCCATGGACATAGGCCATGCCGCGTGCAACATCCAATGCCTGCTTGACTGCCAACTTCAGCGGAACAGACCTGTTCTGCCTCTTGCTCAAGAAATTCCTAAGGGATCCACCCTTTGCATACTCTGTGACAATACACCAAACCAATGGCTTCCTGCACGCACCAATGAATTTGACAATATTCGGGTGCCTCAGTGTTGCAAGCATCATAACTTCTTGGACAAACTGCTGTTCCAAGAGTTGAGCTTTCTCAGGGTCAGCCTCAGGTCGCTCCAAAAGCTTAATAGCAACATCCATCCCATTGTATGTTCCCCTGTAGAGCTTCCCAAAGGCACCTTGTGCAAAGGCCATGCCCATGTGCAGGTTCCCCAGATCAATAGTCCACTCCTCATAATCCTTGAGTGTCTCAGTTGGGAACTTGTTGTCCATCAGAGCATGTGCCAGCGCATCCTCACTCAAGGCATGGGACACCCGGCCAGGGCGGAAGCTGCTGTGCCCAACCGAGTAGCTTCCCACAATGACAGGCCCCCTGAGACCAGGATGGCCAAGCATGCCAGTGCGGGAGTCACTGTTAGAGCCAACGCTGCTGGCGATGGATCCGCCATGCGTGCTGGTCTGCATGCTGTTGATGCTATCAACAGACATGTTGGAGCCCTCCCCTAGTTTCTGGTAGAAGGCCATGTCACAAAAGTTCCCGCCAAAGTTCGCGCCATCAGCATGGCCACCCACGGCGCTGATGAAGCCAGGGAAGTTGGCGCCTTGTGCCATCAAAAGCCTGGCGGTTGATTACCTGCAACCACGGAATAAATCTGAGGTCAGAAACAAGGGGTAAATTAGTCCTCTACTAGACACAGGCCGAGCAAAGGCAGAGGATTGAAGATTCCATTCCTACAAGACACAAAGGTTTCCACTGCCATCAAGATAGAACCATAAATAAAATCAGAATTACTATTTTAGGAAGGAACCCAACCCACCAACAAAGACCAGAAACACAtatatacttcctccattccaaattataagacattctcactttttctagatacattgcttttacatgtacctagacatagtgtatagcaaaagttatgtatctagaaatgtcATAACGTCTTATAAT encodes:
- the LOC136476269 gene encoding serine/threonine-protein kinase STY13-like, with protein sequence MAQGANFPGFISAVGGHADGANFGGNFCDMAFYQKLGEGSNMSVDSINSMQTSTHGGSIASSVGSNSDSRTGMLGHPGLRGPVIVGSYSVGHSSFRPGRVSHALSEDALAHALMDNKFPTETLKDYEEWTIDLGNLHMGMAFAQGAFGKLYRGTYNGMDVAIKLLERPEADPEKAQLLEQQFVQEVMMLATLRHPNIVKFIGACRKPLVWCIVTEYAKGGSLRNFLSKRQNRSVPLKLAVKQALDVARGMAYVHGLGFIHRDLKSDNLLISGDKSIKIADFGVARIEVKTEGMTPETGTYRWMAPEMIQHRPYNQKVDVYSFAIVLWELVTGNLPFANMTAVQAAFAVVNKGVRPAIPHDCLPALGEIMTRCWDADPEVRPPFTEIVRMLEQVEMEVLTTVRKARFRCCVAQPMTLD